A window of the Bradyrhizobium diazoefficiens genome harbors these coding sequences:
- a CDS encoding cupin domain-containing protein, whose protein sequence is MNRLAAALSLTAAFVAGCGATHLLRPALAAESITPQIIHTSEMEGDALGDANKVGYRSKTFMVADGATVSIQVGNVPKHMHPNTNEIQYILEGTGTIWFGDKEVTVKPGDLVIIPKGTAHGGTKPISGQVKAIAIKTPPQAPDDVKLLD, encoded by the coding sequence ATGAATCGCCTTGCAGCCGCGCTGTCGCTCACCGCTGCCTTTGTCGCGGGATGCGGCGCAACCCACCTGCTGCGGCCGGCGCTGGCCGCCGAGAGCATCACCCCGCAAATCATCCATACCAGTGAGATGGAAGGCGACGCGCTGGGGGACGCCAACAAGGTCGGCTACCGCTCCAAGACGTTCATGGTTGCCGATGGTGCCACCGTCTCGATCCAGGTCGGCAACGTGCCCAAGCACATGCACCCCAACACCAACGAGATCCAGTACATCCTGGAGGGCACCGGGACGATCTGGTTCGGCGACAAGGAGGTGACGGTGAAACCGGGCGACCTCGTCATCATCCCCAAGGGCACGGCGCATGGCGGCACCAAGCCGATCAGCGGTCAGGTCAAGGCGATCGCGATCAAGACGCCGCCGCAAGCGCCCGACGACGTCAAGCTGCTTGATTGA
- a CDS encoding ABC transporter permease: MSRVTLLALQVLVAVVCIVLWQLLSTVPVFGKILLPPFFFSNPVDVFSQIVKWFASGVIWKHLAITLWESILAFVIGSVAGVLVGFWFARQPLVAAVFDPYVKMANALPRVVLAPIFALWLGLGIWSKVALGVTLVFFIVFFNVYQGVKEVSRTVLDNGRMLGMSEGQLMRHVYWPSALSWMFSSLHTSVGFAVVGAVVGEYLGSAAGLGYLIQQAEGIFDVAGVFAGMFVLSAFVILIDFGVTLVERRLLVWRPTVDGRG; this comes from the coding sequence ATGTCGCGCGTCACGCTGCTTGCGCTGCAAGTCCTGGTCGCCGTCGTCTGCATCGTGTTGTGGCAGCTGCTTTCGACCGTGCCGGTGTTCGGAAAAATCCTGCTGCCGCCATTCTTCTTCTCCAATCCCGTCGATGTGTTCAGCCAGATCGTGAAGTGGTTCGCGAGTGGCGTGATCTGGAAGCATCTCGCAATCACGCTCTGGGAATCCATTCTCGCCTTCGTGATCGGCTCGGTTGCCGGTGTGCTGGTCGGCTTCTGGTTTGCGCGGCAGCCGCTGGTTGCCGCGGTGTTCGACCCCTACGTGAAGATGGCCAACGCACTGCCGCGCGTCGTGCTGGCGCCGATCTTCGCGCTGTGGCTCGGGCTCGGCATCTGGTCCAAGGTCGCGCTCGGCGTGACGCTGGTGTTCTTCATCGTGTTCTTCAACGTCTACCAAGGCGTCAAGGAGGTCAGCCGCACCGTGCTCGACAATGGCCGCATGCTCGGCATGAGCGAGGGGCAGTTGATGCGGCACGTCTATTGGCCGTCGGCGCTGTCGTGGATGTTTTCCTCACTGCACACGTCTGTGGGTTTCGCTGTTGTCGGCGCCGTCGTCGGCGAATATCTGGGATCGGCGGCAGGCCTCGGCTATCTGATCCAGCAGGCCGAAGGCATATTCGACGTCGCCGGCGTGTTCGCCGGCATGTTCGTGCTGTCGGCCTTCGTCATCCTGATCGACTTCGGGGTGACGTTGGTGGAGCGGAGGCTACTCGTCTGGCGGCCAACCGTGGATGGGCGCGGTTAA
- a CDS encoding ABC transporter ATP-binding protein, giving the protein MTTPTAVALEDAKVAFRLGDGRVYTAVEKAHLTVAQGEFVAIVGPTGCGKSTLLNVAAGLLKPAAGSVKIFDRPLAGLNRDAGYLFQADALFPWKTALDNVAIGLEIKGTPRSEALPLAQKWLTSVGLGAFAGRYPHMLSGGQRKRVALAQVLIRDPKILLMDEPFGPLDAQTRQVMGNLLLDLWNADRKAVLFVTHDLEEAIALADRVVIMSAGPSSRIIGDWRVTLPRPRDIFEVRMDKEFHALHREIWSVLKDEVMKGYAQSTHAAEAV; this is encoded by the coding sequence ATGACTACGCCCACGGCAGTGGCGCTGGAAGATGCCAAGGTTGCGTTCCGGTTAGGGGACGGGCGGGTCTATACGGCGGTGGAGAAGGCCCATCTGACGGTCGCACAGGGCGAGTTCGTCGCCATTGTCGGCCCGACCGGCTGCGGAAAATCCACGCTGCTCAACGTCGCAGCCGGGCTGCTCAAGCCGGCCGCCGGCAGCGTCAAGATTTTCGATCGGCCGCTTGCGGGGCTGAACCGGGACGCCGGCTATCTGTTCCAGGCCGACGCGCTGTTCCCCTGGAAGACCGCGCTCGACAATGTCGCGATCGGGCTCGAGATCAAGGGTACGCCGCGCAGCGAGGCGCTCCCGCTGGCGCAGAAATGGCTGACCTCCGTCGGGCTTGGCGCCTTTGCGGGCCGCTATCCGCACATGCTCTCCGGCGGCCAGCGCAAGCGCGTGGCGCTGGCGCAGGTTCTGATCCGCGACCCAAAGATCCTGCTGATGGACGAGCCTTTCGGGCCGCTGGATGCACAAACCCGCCAGGTGATGGGCAATTTGCTGCTCGACTTGTGGAATGCCGATCGCAAGGCCGTGCTGTTCGTGACCCATGATCTCGAAGAGGCGATCGCGCTCGCCGACCGCGTCGTGATCATGTCGGCCGGGCCGTCCTCGCGCATCATCGGCGACTGGCGCGTGACGTTGCCGCGCCCGCGCGACATTTTCGAGGTGCGGATGGACAAGGAGTTCCATGCGCTGCATCGCGAGATCTGGAGCGTGCTCAAGGACGAGGTGATGAAGGGCTACGCGCAATCCACCCACGCGGCGGAGGCGGTCTGA
- a CDS encoding IS481 family transposase: protein MPFREVSRMDARLEFVMLASAEGANVRQLCRRFGISPTTGYKWLERWRTSGTTGLQEQSRRPQHSPLRSVAATEDAVLSVRTEHPAWGGRKIARRLKDLGHDEVPAPSTVTAILKRHGIELGTFGGGQAPFTRFERGRPNELWQMDFKGHVAMHAGRLHPLTVLDDHSRFSVVLAACANEQTETVQQQLITAFRRYGLPERLITDNGSPWGDGPGSPFTPLGVWLIELGIRISHSRPYHPQTMGKDERFHRSLKAEVLSAPPFADLAAAARAFEHWRNVYNTQRPHEAIELAVPASRYQPSQRAYVETIAPFEYAPGDIVRRVQQGGHVSFLGRAIKVPKAFRGKAIAFRPTTQDGLFDVVFRTQTIATVDIRPLDGRLESVHDVSEHPSTMSPV, encoded by the coding sequence ATGCCGTTCCGCGAGGTGTCTCGGATGGACGCGAGATTGGAGTTTGTGATGTTGGCCTCGGCAGAGGGAGCCAACGTTCGGCAATTGTGCCGTCGGTTCGGGATCAGTCCGACGACGGGCTACAAGTGGTTGGAGCGTTGGCGGACAAGCGGGACGACGGGGCTTCAGGAGCAGTCGCGGCGGCCGCAGCATTCGCCGCTGCGCAGCGTTGCGGCGACAGAGGATGCGGTGCTTTCGGTCCGCACGGAGCATCCGGCCTGGGGCGGCCGCAAGATTGCCAGGCGGCTGAAGGATCTCGGCCACGATGAAGTTCCGGCGCCCTCCACGGTGACGGCCATCCTGAAGCGGCATGGTATCGAGCTCGGCACATTCGGCGGTGGTCAGGCCCCCTTCACCCGCTTCGAGCGCGGGCGGCCGAACGAGTTGTGGCAGATGGACTTCAAGGGCCATGTGGCCATGCACGCCGGCCGGCTTCATCCGCTGACCGTGCTCGACGATCACTCGCGCTTTTCCGTGGTGCTTGCGGCTTGCGCCAACGAGCAGACCGAAACGGTCCAGCAGCAACTCATCACCGCATTCCGCCGCTACGGCCTGCCCGAGAGGCTGATTACCGACAACGGTTCGCCCTGGGGCGATGGCCCGGGCAGCCCGTTCACCCCGCTCGGCGTCTGGCTGATCGAGCTTGGCATCAGGATCAGCCATTCGCGGCCCTATCATCCGCAGACCATGGGCAAGGACGAACGCTTCCACCGCAGCCTCAAGGCCGAAGTGCTGTCCGCTCCGCCCTTCGCCGATCTCGCCGCCGCCGCGCGCGCCTTCGAGCACTGGCGCAACGTCTACAACACGCAGCGACCACACGAGGCTATCGAGCTGGCCGTCCCGGCCAGCCGCTATCAGCCGAGCCAGCGCGCCTATGTCGAGACCATCGCGCCCTTCGAATACGCCCCGGGCGACATCGTGCGCCGCGTCCAGCAGGGTGGTCACGTCAGCTTCCTCGGCCGTGCCATCAAAGTCCCCAAGGCCTTCCGCGGAAAGGCGATCGCCTTCCGGCCAACCACACAGGACGGCCTCTTCGACGTCGTCTTCCGAACCCAGACAATTGCAACCGTCGATATTCGGCCTCTCGACGGCAGGCTCGAAAGTGTCCACGATGTCTCCGAACACCCGTCCACCATGTCCCCGGTCTGA
- a CDS encoding ATP-binding cassette domain-containing protein, translating to MPSRPMIGYTHVSKSFGPLRAVDDVSLDIAEGEFLAIVGGSGSGKTTLLRLANRLIEADGGTITVEGEDVQNVDPVALRRRIGYVFQSGGLFPHLSVADNIGITPKLLGQPTADIAARVDELIELVQLDRASHRERLPEALSGGQRQRVGVARALAAKPRIVLMDEPFGALDPLTRDALGDDYRSLHRKLGLTTVMITHDMTEAILLADRIAVMRGGKLLAQGTPSELSTSSDAYVLELLRTPRRQVERLNALLPQSGAA from the coding sequence ATGCCTTCCAGGCCGATGATTGGCTATACGCACGTCTCCAAGAGCTTCGGCCCCCTCAGGGCCGTCGACGATGTGTCGCTCGATATCGCCGAGGGCGAGTTTCTGGCGATCGTCGGCGGCTCGGGCTCGGGCAAGACGACACTGCTACGGCTTGCCAACCGGCTGATCGAGGCCGATGGCGGCACCATCACGGTCGAGGGCGAGGACGTCCAGAACGTCGATCCGGTCGCTCTACGGCGCCGGATCGGCTATGTCTTCCAGAGCGGCGGGCTGTTTCCGCACTTGAGCGTCGCCGACAATATCGGGATCACGCCAAAGCTGCTCGGCCAGCCTACGGCCGACATTGCCGCGCGCGTCGACGAGCTCATCGAGCTGGTGCAGCTCGACCGCGCCTCCCATCGTGAAAGGCTGCCGGAGGCACTCTCGGGCGGGCAGCGCCAGCGCGTCGGCGTGGCGCGGGCGCTGGCAGCAAAGCCCCGCATCGTGCTGATGGACGAGCCGTTCGGCGCGCTCGATCCCCTCACGCGCGACGCCCTCGGCGATGACTATCGCTCGTTGCACCGCAAGCTCGGCCTGACCACCGTGATGATCACGCACGACATGACAGAGGCGATTTTGCTCGCTGACCGCATCGCGGTGATGCGCGGCGGCAAACTGCTCGCGCAGGGTACGCCTTCGGAGCTCTCGACGAGCAGCGATGCCTATGTGCTGGAGCTGCTTCGCACGCCTCGGCGCCAGGTCGAGCGGCTGAACGCGCTGCTACCACAGAGCGGTGCCGCATGA
- a CDS encoding glycine betaine ABC transporter substrate-binding protein yields the protein MITDPRWGEALSHLPDYLGNHVRVSLAALALGLIVSLPLAILTRNRPAPRAVLLALASIVQTVPGLALLALFYPLLLLAASVTLKWFGVSFSAFGFLPAMLALALYSMLPVLRNGITGLNGIDPALIEAAKGAGMTERQSLIMVELPLALPVMMAGIRTAAVWVIGTATLSTPIGQTSLGNYIFAGLQTQNWVFVLFGCVASALLALAVDQLLGLIESGLRNRSRIGAGLGAIGIAALVAATLVPTMGRSSSGYVVGAKTFAEQYVLSALLRDRLQAAGLSATARSGLGSSVIFEALKAGDIDLYVDYSGTLWANQLHRPDIKPRAELVADLKTALAKDNITLLGELGFENAYALVMPKKRADALGIRTIADLAAHASTMSIAGDYEFFSRPEWAALRQAYGLQFSAQRQMQPDFMYAAVASGEVDVIAGYTSDGLIAKYDLMALDDPKHAIPPYDAILLLAPKRVGDERLKAALSPLLGKIDIATMREANLRASGNDATSSPDVVAKWLWEKLGKQ from the coding sequence ATGATAACCGATCCACGCTGGGGCGAGGCGCTGTCGCATCTGCCCGACTATCTCGGCAATCATGTACGGGTGAGCCTCGCCGCGCTCGCGCTCGGCCTGATCGTCAGCCTGCCGCTCGCAATCCTCACACGCAACCGCCCGGCGCCGCGCGCCGTCCTGCTCGCGCTCGCCAGCATCGTGCAGACCGTGCCGGGGCTGGCGCTGCTCGCGCTGTTCTATCCACTGCTGCTGCTCGCCGCGTCCGTGACGCTAAAATGGTTCGGCGTCTCCTTCTCCGCATTCGGATTCCTGCCGGCAATGCTGGCGCTGGCGCTCTACTCGATGCTGCCGGTGCTGCGCAACGGCATCACCGGGCTCAACGGCATCGACCCCGCGCTGATCGAAGCCGCGAAAGGCGCCGGCATGACGGAGCGGCAGTCGCTGATCATGGTCGAGCTTCCGCTGGCACTGCCGGTGATGATGGCCGGCATCCGCACCGCCGCCGTGTGGGTGATCGGCACCGCGACGCTGTCGACGCCGATCGGTCAGACCAGCCTCGGCAATTACATTTTTGCGGGGCTTCAAACCCAGAACTGGGTGTTCGTGCTGTTCGGCTGCGTTGCCTCAGCCCTGCTCGCGCTCGCCGTCGATCAGCTGCTTGGCCTGATCGAGAGCGGCCTGCGCAATCGCAGCCGCATTGGCGCCGGGCTCGGTGCGATCGGGATCGCGGCACTGGTCGCGGCGACATTGGTACCGACGATGGGACGTTCGTCGTCCGGCTATGTGGTCGGTGCAAAAACCTTCGCCGAGCAATACGTGCTCTCGGCCCTGCTGAGGGACCGCCTCCAGGCAGCCGGCCTCTCCGCCACGGCGCGGTCGGGTCTCGGCTCGAGCGTGATCTTCGAGGCGTTGAAGGCGGGCGACATCGATCTCTATGTCGACTATTCCGGTACGCTCTGGGCCAACCAGTTGCACCGCCCCGACATCAAGCCACGCGCGGAGCTGGTGGCAGATTTGAAGACGGCGCTCGCGAAGGACAATATCACGCTGCTCGGCGAGCTCGGCTTCGAGAATGCCTATGCGCTGGTGATGCCGAAGAAGCGCGCCGACGCGCTCGGCATCCGCACCATCGCCGATCTCGCCGCGCATGCATCGACGATGTCGATTGCTGGCGACTACGAATTCTTCTCGCGGCCGGAATGGGCGGCGCTGCGGCAAGCCTATGGTCTTCAGTTCAGCGCGCAGCGCCAGATGCAGCCGGATTTCATGTATGCGGCGGTGGCCAGCGGCGAGGTCGACGTGATCGCCGGCTACACCAGCGACGGGCTGATCGCGAAATACGATCTGATGGCGCTCGACGATCCCAAGCACGCGATCCCGCCTTACGACGCGATCCTGCTGCTGGCCCCGAAGCGCGTCGGCGACGAGCGGCTCAAGGCGGCGCTGAGCCCACTGCTCGGCAAGATCGACATCGCCACCATGCGCGAGGCGAATTTGCGCGCGAGCGGCAACGATGCGACTTCATCGCCGGATGTGGTGGCAAAGTGGCTGTGGGAGAAGCTGGGCAAACAGTAG
- a CDS encoding sulfatase-like hydrolase/transferase translates to MAPAPNSGPSATTAALASVAALGIWRLLAVAAPHFAALALMYETETDFGSRLSFLFAWGILNFFWITLLRRPALSGALSLTMVVVLVLLSRLKHDVVQMTVNFIDLMMIDRDTVAFLFTIFPNLRWSVIGAGLVTLPLMYALWWLDPFRIRRLPAFAAMLACVAGLVGYSVSHPDEAWRGYYDDGYLSKFFRSGVTAVSDFAQYGFMESAASTDERLNMPLVDACHPAGRRPNIIMIHDESSFDIRAAQGIKVPPGYGGHFKSWDGKERTFLAESNGGPSWFTEYNVLAGLSSRSFGRFAYFVTRIASGRVERGLPLALRRCGYDTLSLYPAYGGFMAARSFQVTTGVERFLDSGDLGAKDVEPDSFFYDKALRLMGERTPNKPLFSFIYLGANHFPWETRFRPDLVPNWRAPGNAPSIDEYLRRQAMSAEQYKAFVAGLKKSFPGEPFLIVRYGDHQPEFAPNLLEPGLDEGAIGKKLDAYDPRLYATYYAIDAVNFEPVKSDAVMDTIDGPYLPLVIQEAAGIPLDPSFAEQKQIMLRCKGIFYGCKDGAEARRLNRLLIDAGMIHGL, encoded by the coding sequence ATGGCGCCCGCGCCCAATTCAGGTCCTTCCGCCACCACCGCCGCCCTGGCGAGCGTCGCCGCGCTCGGCATCTGGCGGCTGCTGGCGGTTGCCGCGCCGCATTTCGCAGCGCTTGCGCTGATGTACGAGACCGAGACCGATTTCGGCTCCCGCCTGTCCTTCCTGTTCGCCTGGGGGATCCTCAACTTCTTCTGGATCACGCTGTTGCGCCGGCCGGCACTGTCGGGCGCGCTGTCGCTGACCATGGTCGTAGTGCTGGTGCTGCTATCGCGGCTCAAGCACGACGTCGTTCAGATGACGGTCAACTTCATCGACCTGATGATGATCGACCGCGACACCGTCGCGTTTCTGTTCACGATCTTTCCGAACCTGCGCTGGTCGGTGATCGGGGCCGGCCTCGTCACGCTGCCGCTGATGTATGCGCTGTGGTGGCTCGATCCGTTCCGCATCCGCCGCCTGCCGGCATTCGCCGCCATGCTCGCCTGTGTTGCTGGGTTGGTCGGCTATTCCGTCTCTCATCCGGACGAAGCTTGGCGCGGCTATTACGACGACGGCTATCTCTCGAAGTTCTTCCGCTCCGGGGTCACGGCGGTCTCCGACTTCGCGCAGTACGGCTTCATGGAGTCGGCCGCCTCGACCGATGAGCGGCTCAACATGCCACTGGTCGACGCCTGCCATCCGGCCGGCCGGCGGCCGAATATCATCATGATCCATGATGAATCGAGTTTTGACATCCGCGCCGCACAGGGCATCAAGGTGCCGCCGGGTTATGGCGGCCACTTCAAGTCCTGGGACGGCAAGGAGCGCACATTCCTGGCCGAGAGCAATGGCGGGCCGAGCTGGTTCACCGAATACAACGTGCTTGCGGGTCTCTCCTCGCGCTCGTTCGGCCGCTTCGCCTATTTCGTGACGCGCATTGCCTCGGGCCGCGTCGAGCGCGGCCTGCCGCTGGCGCTGCGCCGTTGCGGCTACGACACCCTATCGCTCTACCCCGCCTATGGCGGCTTCATGGCCGCGCGCAGCTTTCAGGTGACGACCGGTGTCGAGCGCTTCCTCGACTCCGGGGATCTCGGCGCGAAGGACGTCGAGCCCGACAGCTTCTTCTACGACAAGGCGCTGCGGTTGATGGGCGAGCGGACGCCGAACAAGCCGCTGTTCAGCTTCATCTATCTCGGCGCCAATCATTTCCCCTGGGAGACGCGCTTCCGCCCCGATTTGGTGCCGAACTGGCGTGCGCCGGGCAATGCGCCGTCCATCGACGAATATCTGCGCCGGCAGGCGATGAGCGCCGAGCAATACAAGGCCTTCGTCGCGGGCTTGAAGAAGAGTTTTCCGGGCGAGCCCTTCCTGATCGTGCGCTACGGCGATCACCAGCCTGAATTTGCGCCCAATCTGCTCGAGCCCGGGCTCGACGAAGGCGCGATCGGCAAGAAGCTCGACGCCTACGATCCGCGTCTCTACGCGACCTATTACGCGATCGACGCCGTCAATTTCGAGCCGGTGAAAAGCGACGCTGTGATGGACACGATAGACGGTCCGTATCTGCCGCTGGTGATCCAGGAAGCAGCCGGCATCCCGCTCGATCCGTCCTTTGCGGAGCAGAAGCAGATCATGCTCCGCTGCAAGGGCATCTTCTACGGCTGCAAGGACGGCGCCGAAGCGCGGCGGCTGAACCGGCTGCTGATCGATGCAGGGATGATCCACGGGCTGTAG
- a CDS encoding TetR/AcrR family transcriptional regulator produces the protein MLIDAALQLAAEGAEVSVREAARRAAVSPGAPFRHFPNRDALMVAVAEEAQRRFRVEIEAALGDAAPADPLARFRAFGIAYVRWAMRNPAHFEIISTGRYFAHGSSAELTRDNAELVALTERMLADAADQGLLRSADLKRILIAGRAMIYGFARMNLDGHFPRWGVAEDEIERMAEGVIDLFIAGIATA, from the coding sequence GTGCTGATCGATGCTGCGCTGCAACTGGCGGCTGAGGGTGCCGAGGTCTCCGTACGCGAGGCCGCCCGCCGGGCCGCGGTGTCGCCGGGGGCGCCGTTCCGGCACTTCCCCAACCGCGACGCGCTGATGGTGGCGGTGGCCGAGGAGGCGCAACGGCGCTTTCGCGTCGAGATCGAGGCCGCGCTGGGCGATGCTGCGCCCGCCGACCCGCTGGCCCGCTTCCGCGCCTTCGGTATCGCCTATGTACGCTGGGCGATGCGCAATCCCGCGCATTTCGAGATCATCTCCACGGGGCGCTATTTCGCCCATGGCAGCTCGGCCGAGCTGACGCGCGACAATGCCGAATTGGTCGCGCTGACCGAGCGGATGCTGGCTGACGCGGCCGACCAGGGCCTGCTGCGATCGGCGGATCTCAAACGCATCCTGATTGCCGGCCGTGCCATGATCTACGGCTTCGCCCGAATGAACCTCGACGGTCATTTTCCGCGCTGGGGCGTGGCGGAAGACGAAATCGAGCGGATGGCGGAGGGGGTGATCGATCTGTTCATCGCCGGGATCGCGACAGCTTAG